In one window of Azoarcus olearius DNA:
- a CDS encoding thiamine pyrophosphate-dependent dehydrogenase E1 component subunit alpha, protein MEATAEQLLWMYEKMVEIREYEETMAKVYLEAKLPPKIQKGLAFDIGAGPVPGEMHLAAGQEPVAVGVCAHLRRDDTVVGAHRPHHFAIAKDVDLNAMTAEMYGKATGLGRGKGGHMHLFDPAVKFSCSGIVGAGAPQACGAALAAKKLGTDAVAIAFFGEGAANQGAFHEALNLAALWKLPVVFVVEDNKYGISVEKSASTAIASNADRAAAYGMPGVLVEKNDAVAVFEAAGVAVARARRGEGPTLIEVKTDRYYGHFQGDPETYRPKGEAKELRQHDPIPTLGALLRSRDLLDDEADAALRARVSARVQAAYDFGRNSPYPEPQDALLHVFAE, encoded by the coding sequence ATGGAAGCGACAGCCGAACAGCTGCTGTGGATGTACGAAAAGATGGTCGAGATCCGGGAGTACGAGGAGACCATGGCCAAGGTCTACCTCGAGGCCAAGCTCCCGCCCAAGATCCAGAAGGGGCTCGCCTTCGACATCGGCGCCGGCCCGGTGCCGGGCGAGATGCACCTGGCCGCCGGCCAGGAACCGGTGGCGGTAGGCGTGTGCGCCCACCTGCGCCGCGACGACACCGTGGTCGGCGCCCACCGCCCGCACCACTTCGCCATCGCCAAGGACGTCGACCTGAACGCGATGACCGCCGAAATGTACGGCAAGGCCACCGGCCTGGGCCGCGGCAAGGGCGGCCACATGCACCTGTTCGACCCGGCGGTGAAGTTCTCCTGCAGCGGCATCGTCGGCGCCGGCGCGCCGCAGGCCTGCGGCGCCGCGCTGGCGGCGAAGAAACTGGGCACCGACGCGGTGGCGATCGCCTTCTTCGGCGAGGGCGCGGCCAACCAGGGCGCCTTCCACGAGGCGCTCAACCTCGCCGCGCTGTGGAAGCTGCCGGTGGTGTTCGTGGTCGAGGACAACAAGTACGGCATCTCGGTGGAGAAGTCCGCCTCCACCGCGATCGCCTCCAACGCCGACCGCGCCGCCGCCTACGGCATGCCGGGCGTGCTGGTGGAGAAGAACGACGCGGTGGCGGTGTTCGAAGCCGCTGGGGTGGCGGTGGCGCGCGCGCGCCGCGGCGAGGGCCCGACCCTGATCGAGGTCAAGACCGACCGCTACTACGGCCACTTCCAGGGCGACCCGGAGACCTACCGCCCCAAGGGCGAGGCCAAGGAGCTGCGCCAGCACGACCCCATCCCGACGCTCGGCGCGCTCTTGCGCAGCCGCGACCTGCTCGACGACGAAGCCGACGCCGCGCTGCGCGCCCGTGTTTCCGCGCGCGTGCAGGCCGCCTACGACTTCGGCCGCAACAGCCCCTATCCGGAACCGCAGGACGCGCTGCTGCACGTCTTCGCCGAATGA
- a CDS encoding lipoate--protein ligase family protein, with protein MPAAALAPSTQGRRLTTSGSALTLARAAAEQDWNTRQLATPVTAPRVRVWTYPAPGVVFGCAQAALHEEAARAARTDCELVQRRAGGGAVLTGPWMLSSSVVLPPDHRLLAGGTVSSYRWLGVLHAGLLRDFGMPAHALAPDELARRTSDPALGWACFGGLSPWEVIADGRKLVGLAQLRRQHGVLLTTGTLLYRPEWSLLCDALGRPADDIARLDAATTSCAELLGTAMHIETLADGLQQMLADVLGELEEDDRA; from the coding sequence ATGCCCGCCGCCGCCCTCGCCCCTTCGACCCAGGGCCGCCGCCTGACGACCAGCGGCAGCGCGCTGACGCTGGCGCGCGCCGCCGCCGAGCAGGACTGGAATACCCGCCAGCTCGCCACGCCGGTGACCGCGCCGCGGGTGCGGGTATGGACCTACCCGGCGCCCGGCGTGGTGTTCGGCTGCGCGCAGGCGGCGCTGCACGAGGAAGCGGCGCGGGCGGCGCGCACCGACTGCGAACTGGTGCAGCGCCGCGCCGGCGGCGGTGCGGTGCTGACCGGGCCGTGGATGCTGTCGTCCTCGGTGGTGCTGCCCCCGGACCACCGCCTGCTGGCGGGTGGCACCGTCAGCAGCTACCGCTGGCTGGGCGTGCTGCATGCCGGCCTGCTGCGCGACTTCGGCATGCCGGCCCACGCGCTGGCGCCGGACGAACTCGCCCGCCGCACCAGCGACCCGGCGCTCGGCTGGGCCTGCTTCGGCGGCCTGTCGCCGTGGGAGGTGATCGCCGACGGCCGCAAGCTTGTCGGGCTGGCCCAACTGCGCCGCCAGCACGGCGTGTTGCTCACCACCGGCACCCTGCTCTACCGCCCGGAGTGGTCGCTGCTGTGCGACGCGCTCGGGCGCCCGGCGGACGACATCGCCCGGCTCGACGCCGCCACCACCTCCTGCGCCGAACTGCTCGGCACCGCGATGCATATCGAGACGCTGGCCGACGGCCTGCAGCAGATGCTGGCCGACGTGCTCGGCGAGCTGGAGGAGGACGACCGCGCCTGA
- a CDS encoding dihydrolipoamide acetyltransferase family protein, whose protein sequence is MAASVAAETASPAAAPERRTVPLTGLRGAIARNMGQGWQVPRVAHSVDVDLTRVEALRAERAAAGDKLSVNAFVLHAVAQALRAHPRLNALMREKEVELVDDINIGVAVALDDGLMVPVIRQADTKPVAALAAETRQLAEGARAGALTGGAYQRGTFTVTNLGSTPVDRFSPIINPPQVAILGVGRTRQQAVVKDGAIVAAPVVNLTLVFDHRAVDGYPAALFLGEIARRLEQAEFD, encoded by the coding sequence ATGGCTGCGAGCGTGGCGGCTGAAACCGCCTCCCCCGCGGCGGCGCCGGAACGCCGCACGGTGCCGCTGACCGGTCTGCGCGGCGCCATCGCCCGCAACATGGGCCAGGGCTGGCAGGTGCCGCGGGTGGCGCACTCGGTGGACGTGGATCTCACCCGCGTCGAAGCGCTGCGCGCCGAGCGCGCCGCCGCCGGCGACAAGCTCAGCGTGAATGCCTTCGTGCTGCACGCGGTGGCGCAGGCGCTGCGCGCCCATCCGCGGCTGAACGCGCTGATGCGCGAGAAGGAAGTCGAGCTGGTCGACGACATCAACATCGGCGTCGCGGTGGCGCTGGACGACGGCCTGATGGTGCCGGTGATCCGCCAGGCGGACACCAAGCCGGTGGCGGCGCTGGCGGCGGAAACCCGCCAGCTCGCCGAGGGCGCCCGCGCCGGCGCGCTCACCGGCGGCGCCTACCAGCGCGGCACCTTCACCGTCACCAACCTCGGCAGCACGCCGGTGGACCGCTTCAGCCCGATCATCAACCCGCCGCAGGTGGCCATCCTCGGCGTCGGCCGCACCCGCCAGCAGGCGGTGGTGAAGGACGGCGCCATCGTCGCCGCGCCGGTGGTCAACCTGACCCTGGTGTTCGACCACCGCGCGGTGGACGGCTACCCGGCGGCGCTCTTCCTCGGCGAGATCGCGCGCCGGCTGGAACAGGCGGAGTTCGACTGA
- a CDS encoding alpha-ketoacid dehydrogenase subunit beta produces MSTTTTTRRLTMAQAISEATAQEMARDPRVFVMGEDVGKYGGIFSATTGLLDQFGPERVMDTPISETGFMGAALGAAAEGLRPISELMFVDFFGVCFDQIYNHIAKNHYMSGGACKYPLVITTGIGGGYNDAAQHSQCLYSIFAHVPGLKVVVPSNAYDAKGLMTSAIRDDNPVVFLYHKGIMGLSWMSYFEGSTNEVPEEQYTIPFGQARVVREGSDVTIVTLSQMVQKSVLAAEKLAEEGISAEVLDLRTLVPLDRAAVLKSVKRTGRLLVADEDYLSYGLSGEIAALVAENIDTVRLKAPVRRLAVPDVPIPFSRPLENFAIPQVENIVASVRGLMTFKLDQ; encoded by the coding sequence ATGAGCACGACAACGACCACCCGCCGCCTGACCATGGCGCAGGCGATCTCGGAAGCGACCGCGCAGGAAATGGCGCGCGACCCGCGCGTCTTCGTCATGGGCGAGGACGTCGGCAAGTACGGCGGCATCTTCAGCGCCACCACCGGGCTGCTCGACCAGTTCGGCCCTGAGCGCGTGATGGACACGCCGATCTCGGAAACCGGCTTCATGGGCGCCGCGCTCGGCGCCGCCGCCGAAGGCCTGCGGCCGATCTCGGAGCTGATGTTCGTCGATTTCTTCGGCGTCTGCTTCGACCAGATCTACAACCACATCGCCAAGAACCACTACATGTCGGGCGGCGCCTGCAAGTATCCGCTCGTCATCACCACCGGCATCGGCGGCGGCTACAACGACGCCGCCCAGCACTCGCAGTGCCTGTACTCGATCTTCGCCCACGTCCCCGGCCTGAAGGTGGTGGTGCCGTCCAACGCCTACGACGCCAAGGGCCTGATGACGAGCGCGATCCGCGACGACAACCCGGTGGTCTTCCTGTACCACAAGGGCATCATGGGTTTGAGCTGGATGTCCTACTTCGAGGGCAGCACCAACGAGGTCCCGGAAGAGCAATACACCATCCCCTTCGGCCAGGCGCGCGTGGTGCGCGAAGGCAGCGACGTCACCATCGTGACCCTGTCGCAGATGGTGCAGAAGTCGGTGCTGGCGGCGGAAAAGCTGGCCGAGGAAGGCATCTCCGCCGAGGTGCTCGACCTGCGCACCCTGGTCCCGCTCGACCGCGCCGCGGTGCTGAAGTCGGTGAAGCGCACCGGCCGCCTGCTGGTCGCCGACGAGGACTACCTGAGCTACGGCCTCTCCGGCGAGATCGCCGCGCTGGTAGCCGAGAACATCGACACCGTCCGCCTCAAGGCCCCGGTCCGCCGCCTCGCGGTACCCGACGTGCCGATCCCCTTCAGCCGCCCGCTGGAGAACTTCGCGATCCCGCAGGTGGAGAACATCGTCGCCAGCGTGCGCGGGCTGATGACTTTCAAGCTCGACCAGTAG
- a CDS encoding lipoyl domain-containing protein has product MTEIILDDAVWADVDEGTEALLQEWQVKEGDSVAAGQVLAVAELVKTSHEIFAPSAGRIAKLNVAEQDTFGRGAVLALLEA; this is encoded by the coding sequence ATGACCGAAATCATCCTCGACGACGCGGTGTGGGCCGATGTCGATGAAGGCACCGAAGCCCTGCTGCAGGAATGGCAGGTGAAGGAAGGCGACAGCGTGGCCGCGGGCCAGGTGCTGGCGGTGGCCGAGCTGGTGAAGACCAGCCACGAGATCTTCGCGCCCTCGGCCGGCCGCATCGCCAAGCTCAACGTGGCCGAGCAGGACACCTTCGGCCGCGGCGCGGTGCTCGCGCTGCTGGAGGCCTGA
- a CDS encoding sigma-54-dependent Fis family transcriptional regulator, producing MLAQSQREHIDHVLAVSQAGEPATDPIHRSWVRCVNDYGLDPSRPTRAHIVEQARLREHQDQIEDFLGVARTGMEQLYKRMAGIGYVLLLTDAHGIAVDFIGNDAWARELKHSGLYLGADWSETRAGTCAVGTCIVDKAPITCHHTDHFDASHITLTCNAAPLFDPTGGFLGVLDVSALTSPSPRDSQHLALHMVTMYAQMVEDASFLRYFRDRWVLRLGSAWSMVDVSGEIMLAFDADGLIVGANSGARRALRPLDGVTDTLIGRPLGEVFREGMDAIWRIARAGFSADRTALSTSGGEVYYGAVLQPRVAPLRPAPAVAATPAAPALERLAGNDPQMQRLIAQASRLVNRPVNILVHGETGTGKEVLAKALHESSSRAAKPFVAVNCAAIPESLIESELFGYTAGTFTGGRSKGMRGLIQQADGGTLFLDEIGDMPLHLQTRLLRVLAEREVLPLGAEKPVPVNLTVVAASHRDLRKLIAEGSFREDLYYRLCGAILYLPPLRERRDRDYLIDRLLAAEGAELGTSAALDPAARGLLLGYDWPGNVRQLRNVLRFALAVCDGEHILPQDLPAELMASAPQAPSRSPAIAIATAAAAATAPAAVTTPGADPVRGELEAALRRHHWNITAAAAELGVCRATIYRQMKRHGIVPPHLL from the coding sequence ATGCTGGCGCAATCCCAGCGCGAACACATCGACCATGTGCTCGCCGTATCACAGGCGGGCGAACCCGCCACCGACCCGATCCACCGCTCGTGGGTCCGCTGTGTGAACGACTACGGTCTCGACCCGAGCCGGCCGACCCGCGCGCATATCGTCGAACAGGCCCGCCTGCGCGAGCACCAGGACCAGATCGAGGACTTCCTCGGCGTCGCCCGCACCGGCATGGAGCAGCTCTACAAGCGCATGGCCGGCATCGGCTACGTGCTGCTGCTGACCGACGCCCACGGCATCGCGGTGGACTTCATCGGCAACGACGCCTGGGCGCGCGAGCTGAAGCACTCCGGCCTCTACCTCGGCGCCGACTGGAGCGAAACCCGGGCCGGCACCTGTGCGGTGGGCACCTGCATCGTCGACAAGGCGCCGATCACCTGTCACCACACCGATCACTTCGACGCCTCGCACATCACGCTGACCTGTAATGCCGCGCCGCTGTTCGACCCCACCGGCGGCTTCCTCGGCGTGCTCGACGTCTCGGCGCTGACCTCGCCGTCGCCGCGCGACAGCCAGCATCTGGCGCTGCACATGGTGACGATGTACGCGCAGATGGTGGAGGACGCCAGCTTCCTGCGCTATTTCCGCGACCGCTGGGTGCTGCGGCTGGGCTCGGCGTGGTCGATGGTCGATGTGTCGGGCGAGATCATGCTCGCCTTCGATGCCGATGGCCTCATCGTCGGCGCCAACAGCGGCGCCCGGCGCGCACTGCGCCCGCTCGACGGCGTCACCGACACCCTGATCGGGCGCCCGCTCGGCGAGGTTTTCCGCGAGGGCATGGACGCGATCTGGCGCATCGCCCGCGCCGGTTTCTCCGCTGACCGCACCGCGCTGTCCACCAGCGGCGGCGAGGTCTATTACGGTGCCGTGCTGCAACCGCGCGTGGCCCCGCTGCGCCCGGCGCCCGCCGTCGCCGCCACCCCGGCGGCGCCCGCGCTGGAGCGCCTGGCCGGCAACGACCCGCAGATGCAGCGCCTGATCGCACAGGCTTCGCGGCTGGTGAACCGGCCGGTGAATATCCTGGTGCACGGCGAGACCGGCACCGGCAAGGAAGTGCTGGCGAAAGCGCTGCACGAATCCAGCAGCCGCGCCGCCAAGCCCTTCGTCGCGGTCAATTGCGCGGCGATCCCGGAATCGCTGATCGAGAGCGAACTGTTCGGCTACACCGCCGGCACCTTCACCGGCGGGCGCAGCAAGGGCATGCGCGGGCTGATCCAGCAGGCCGACGGCGGCACGCTGTTCCTCGACGAGATCGGCGACATGCCGCTGCACCTGCAGACCCGGCTGCTGCGCGTGCTGGCCGAGCGCGAGGTGCTGCCGCTGGGCGCCGAGAAGCCGGTGCCGGTGAATCTCACCGTGGTCGCCGCCTCGCACCGCGACCTGCGCAAGCTGATCGCCGAAGGCAGCTTCCGCGAGGATCTCTACTACCGCCTGTGCGGCGCCATCCTGTACCTGCCGCCGCTGCGCGAACGGCGCGACCGCGACTACCTGATCGACCGCCTGCTCGCGGCCGAAGGCGCGGAACTGGGCACCAGCGCCGCGCTCGACCCGGCCGCGCGCGGCCTGCTGCTGGGCTACGACTGGCCGGGCAACGTGCGCCAGCTGCGCAATGTGCTGCGCTTCGCGCTGGCGGTGTGCGATGGCGAGCACATCCTGCCGCAGGACCTGCCCGCCGAACTGATGGCGAGCGCACCGCAAGCGCCGTCACGCTCGCCCGCCATCGCCATCGCCACCGCGGCCGCGGCCGCCACTGCGCCCGCGGCGGTCACCACGCCGGGCGCCGACCCCGTGCGCGGCGAACTGGAGGCCGCGCTGCGCCGTCATCACTGGAACATCACCGCCGCCGCGGCCGAACTCGGCGTCTGCCGCGCGACCATCTACCGGCAGATGAAACGCCACGGCATCGTGCCGCCCCATCTGCTGTAG
- a CDS encoding twin-arginine translocation signal domain-containing protein, producing the protein MSNTSPRAPMRVVEKRITLSRRGFLKGGGMAALGVGALSTATLMTPAREALAANFKVLGAATGKTLLVLARDIFPHDRISDRYYLQALEPLEAQAAKDDKLKALLTEGTAALDRLAKLRFKKAYTDLAKETDRLSLLYVIEHGAFFQKVKGHLVTGFYDNKAVWPLFGYEGSSWEKGGYINRGFDDIDWLDGA; encoded by the coding sequence ATGAGCAACACAAGCCCGCGCGCCCCGATGCGCGTCGTCGAAAAACGCATCACGCTGAGCCGCCGCGGCTTCCTGAAGGGCGGCGGCATGGCCGCCCTCGGCGTCGGGGCGCTGTCCACCGCCACCCTGATGACCCCGGCGCGCGAGGCGCTGGCGGCCAACTTCAAGGTGCTCGGCGCCGCCACCGGCAAGACCCTGCTGGTGCTGGCGCGCGACATCTTCCCGCACGACCGCATCTCCGACCGCTACTACCTGCAGGCGCTCGAACCGCTGGAAGCGCAGGCCGCCAAGGACGACAAGCTGAAGGCCCTGCTGACCGAGGGCACGGCCGCGCTCGACCGCCTGGCCAAGCTGCGCTTCAAGAAGGCCTACACCGACCTCGCCAAGGAGACCGACCGCCTCAGCCTGCTCTACGTGATCGAGCACGGCGCCTTCTTCCAGAAGGTGAAGGGCCACCTCGTCACCGGCTTCTACGACAACAAGGCGGTGTGGCCGCTGTTCGGCTACGAGGGTTCGTCCTGGGAAAAGGGCGGCTACATCAACCGCGGCTTCGACGACATCGACTGGCTGGACGGCGCCTGA
- a CDS encoding VOC family protein, which produces MTLRPLLHRLLAATAGAAVLASAAVPAHAAPIPGMQGMQHIGITVPNLKEAVNFFKDVLGCEPSFTFGAFKFEDDWMTRHLNVHPRAAISDFQMVRCGNGTNLEVFEYTAPDQNRRGPRNSDIGGHHLAFYVDDMNAAVAALKAKGVQVLDTPSTFTDGPAAGLTWVYFLAPWGLQLELVSAPKGMAHEKDLKRKLWDPRFPEK; this is translated from the coding sequence ATGACGCTACGCCCCCTGCTCCACCGCTTGCTCGCCGCCACCGCCGGCGCCGCCGTCCTCGCCAGTGCCGCCGTGCCCGCCCACGCCGCGCCGATTCCCGGCATGCAGGGCATGCAGCACATCGGCATCACGGTGCCCAACCTCAAGGAAGCGGTGAACTTCTTCAAGGATGTGCTCGGCTGCGAACCGTCCTTCACCTTCGGCGCCTTCAAGTTCGAGGACGACTGGATGACGCGCCACCTCAACGTTCATCCGCGCGCCGCCATCAGCGACTTCCAGATGGTCCGCTGCGGCAACGGCACCAACCTGGAGGTGTTCGAATACACCGCGCCCGACCAGAACCGCCGCGGTCCGCGCAACAGCGATATCGGCGGCCATCACCTGGCCTTCTACGTGGACGACATGAACGCCGCCGTGGCCGCACTCAAGGCCAAGGGCGTGCAGGTGCTGGATACGCCGAGCACCTTCACCGACGGCCCGGCCGCCGGCCTCACCTGGGTGTATTTCCTCGCACCCTGGGGCCTGCAGCTGGAGCTGGTGAGCGCGCCCAAGGGCATGGCCCACGAGAAGGACCTGAAGCGCAAGCTGTGGGATCCGCGCTTCCCCGAAAAGTAA
- a CDS encoding transporter, whose protein sequence is MHNNIRRPRGAAPRILPLAALCAGLALAQPALAQVTLDVIGPHEYDLPVGFKPFNVFVQYATFQDGRKAWDGSGDRRSAAAKTQTIVGLSKYVRFWSPESRPDIGLAYEVILPEVGIRNDATNSSNSGLGDPLTGPAIWYKPTPNSTLGFQSFFQIPVGNKDVGGGDVWKNLSSLFWDIQFERFSYTADAGFVFFGESNAADSRPATLFHTNQRLGYKLNDSIEPFIALDYERQGSWTNHATGVKVAASRETTAGLGVMFSYFGNQSLTVRYSRGISGESHGATDSFNLKYAYAW, encoded by the coding sequence ATGCACAACAACATCCGTCGTCCGCGCGGTGCCGCACCGCGCATCCTTCCGCTCGCGGCGCTGTGTGCCGGGCTGGCGCTGGCGCAGCCGGCACTGGCCCAGGTCACGCTCGACGTGATCGGCCCGCACGAGTACGACCTGCCGGTCGGCTTCAAGCCCTTCAACGTGTTCGTGCAGTACGCCACCTTCCAGGACGGCCGCAAGGCCTGGGACGGCAGCGGCGACCGCCGCAGCGCGGCGGCCAAGACGCAGACCATCGTCGGCCTGTCGAAGTACGTGCGCTTCTGGTCGCCCGAGTCGCGGCCGGACATCGGCCTTGCCTACGAGGTGATCCTGCCCGAGGTCGGCATCCGCAACGACGCCACCAACAGCTCCAACAGCGGCCTCGGCGACCCGCTCACCGGCCCGGCGATCTGGTACAAGCCGACGCCCAATTCCACCCTCGGCTTCCAGTCCTTCTTCCAGATTCCGGTGGGCAACAAGGACGTGGGTGGCGGCGACGTGTGGAAGAACCTCTCCAGCCTGTTCTGGGACATCCAGTTCGAGCGCTTCAGCTACACCGCGGACGCCGGCTTCGTGTTCTTCGGCGAATCGAACGCGGCCGACTCGCGCCCGGCGACGCTGTTCCACACCAACCAGCGCCTGGGCTACAAGCTCAACGACAGCATCGAGCCCTTCATCGCGCTCGACTACGAACGCCAGGGTTCGTGGACCAACCACGCCACCGGCGTGAAGGTGGCCGCCAGCCGCGAGACCACCGCCGGGCTGGGCGTCATGTTCAGCTACTTCGGCAACCAGTCGCTCACCGTGCGCTACTCGCGCGGCATCAGCGGCGAATCCCACGGTGCCACCGACAGCTTCAACCTGAAGTACGCCTACGCGTGGTGA
- a CDS encoding GMC family oxidoreductase — protein sequence MSAKFSLDDDSVVVIVGSGAGGGTLADELTKRGVNVVILEAGKHYTQADFENDEWAMFKKISWLDKRISAGGWHHTETYPNLPAWIVKGVGGSTMHFSGLALRFLPHDFKTRSTYGEVKGANVIDWPISYEELAPYYDIAERKMGVAGTKASGLPEMPPNNHYKVIAAGARKVGYKDISRPVASNTRVNDGRPACQQIGFCMQGCKIGAKWSTLYSEIPRAIETGRAELRPQSMVLKIEHDKSGKVSGVLYADKDGRQHLQKARVVCVAGNSIESPRLLLNSASSMFPNGLANSSGQVGKNYMNHTTAAAIAIHKGPVYMYRGFDIAAVISDEAQLNPDRGFLGGYHLEGLALHLPFTAAFMKPGGWGREVTSALEQYDHMSCVWVCGEDMPQEENGITLHPTEKDQYGLPIPIVTKTDHTNDAAMRRHGLAQWRKVSEAVGATRVIDMPPYPASHNMGTNRMSANARDGVLNKWGQAHDIKNLFVSDGSQFTSSSAANPTLTIVALAVRQAEYIAGAMQRREL from the coding sequence ATGAGCGCGAAATTCTCGCTGGACGACGACAGCGTGGTGGTGATCGTCGGCTCCGGCGCCGGCGGCGGCACGCTGGCCGACGAACTGACCAAACGCGGCGTGAACGTCGTGATCCTCGAAGCCGGCAAGCACTACACCCAGGCCGATTTCGAGAACGACGAGTGGGCGATGTTCAAGAAGATCTCGTGGCTGGACAAGCGCATCTCGGCCGGCGGCTGGCATCACACCGAGACCTATCCCAACCTGCCGGCCTGGATCGTCAAGGGCGTGGGCGGCTCGACCATGCACTTCTCGGGGCTGGCGCTGCGCTTCCTGCCGCACGACTTCAAGACCCGCAGCACCTATGGCGAGGTCAAGGGCGCCAACGTGATCGACTGGCCGATCAGCTACGAGGAGCTGGCGCCCTACTACGACATCGCCGAACGCAAGATGGGCGTGGCCGGCACCAAGGCCAGCGGCCTGCCGGAGATGCCGCCCAACAACCACTACAAGGTGATCGCCGCCGGCGCCAGGAAGGTGGGCTACAAGGACATCAGCCGCCCGGTCGCCTCCAACACCCGCGTCAATGACGGCCGCCCGGCCTGCCAGCAGATCGGCTTCTGCATGCAGGGCTGCAAGATCGGCGCCAAGTGGTCGACGCTGTACTCCGAGATTCCGCGCGCCATCGAAACCGGCCGCGCCGAGCTGCGCCCGCAGAGCATGGTGCTGAAGATCGAGCACGACAAATCCGGCAAGGTCAGCGGCGTGCTCTACGCCGACAAGGACGGCCGCCAGCACCTGCAGAAGGCGCGCGTGGTGTGCGTGGCCGGCAACTCGATCGAGTCGCCGCGGCTGCTGCTCAATTCCGCCTCCAGCATGTTCCCCAACGGCCTGGCGAACAGCTCCGGCCAGGTCGGCAAGAACTACATGAACCACACCACCGCCGCCGCGATCGCGATCCACAAGGGGCCGGTGTACATGTACCGCGGCTTCGACATCGCCGCGGTGATCTCCGACGAGGCGCAGTTGAACCCGGACCGCGGCTTCCTCGGCGGCTACCACCTGGAAGGGCTGGCGCTGCACCTGCCCTTCACTGCCGCCTTCATGAAGCCGGGCGGCTGGGGCCGCGAGGTGACTTCCGCGCTGGAGCAGTACGACCACATGAGCTGCGTGTGGGTGTGCGGCGAGGACATGCCGCAGGAAGAGAACGGCATCACCCTGCATCCGACCGAGAAGGACCAGTACGGCCTGCCCATCCCCATCGTCACCAAGACCGACCACACCAACGACGCGGCGATGCGCCGCCACGGCCTGGCGCAGTGGCGCAAGGTGTCCGAGGCGGTGGGCGCGACCCGCGTGATCGACATGCCGCCCTACCCCGCCAGCCACAACATGGGCACCAACCGCATGAGCGCCAACGCCCGCGACGGCGTGCTCAACAAGTGGGGCCAGGCGCACGACATCAAGAACCTGTTCGTCTCCGACGGCAGCCAGTTCACCTCCAGCTCGGCCGCCAACCCGACGCTGACCATCGTCGCGCTGGCGGTGCGCCAGGCGGAATACATCGCCGGCGCCATGCAGCGGCGCGAACTCTGA